Proteins co-encoded in one Ignavibacteria bacterium genomic window:
- the ndhC gene encoding NAD(P)H-quinone oxidoreductase subunit 3, translating to MIEQYIPIFLVIGFAVVFSLAVIASSKLFGPQRPDSEKLSTYESGMKPVGSVRERISIKYYLVAMLFIIFDIEVIFVYPWGVEFKKLLGEQGISALVPMIIFLVVLELGYLYVYKKGGLKWD from the coding sequence ATGATTGAACAATACATACCAATATTTCTTGTTATCGGTTTTGCCGTGGTTTTCAGCCTTGCTGTCATCGCCTCTTCAAAGCTTTTCGGCCCGCAGAGGCCTGACTCTGAGAAGCTGAGCACCTATGAAAGTGGTATGAAACCGGTCGGGAGCGTGAGAGAGAGGATATCAATAAAGTATTACCTCGTAGCCATGCTCTTTATAATTTTCGACATTGAAGTGATATTTGTCTATCCCTGGGGTGTTGAATTTAAGAAACTTTTGGGTGAACAGGGTATTTCTGCACTCGTTCCGATGATTATATTCCTGGTAGTGCTTGAACTTGGTTATTTATATGTTTATAAAAAAGGCGGTCTGAAATGGGATTAG
- a CDS encoding cytochrome c, with protein MEFLNRLVIPQSAENLTLLRYILVLALILFLPYLAFLKGITLYSVAINFLGRKKGNENHIRFSKDLIDIVTFTKSIAIVLGIIPVISLILIYSQLLHASKMGVVSFIFIAGLLFVPAVILIYSYKYTFNLDWLLRHPEGKSPEGKGPEGVPGGLEEGTSELEAFRKSNLKVSRRSGIWGVILLFISSYLIIAAIQLSFQPEIWSQKHTFFGTIFSMNAIYKYVFFLIATIAVTSGAILFYYFSWKKPAGVVKSEYADSIERFCLITGIWAVIVLPVFILISLFVVPKGAVSDPFFALSLLILLILFALGHYYFMMIKQPGTNYSSYIFFLLLIFFVLFTVNDQVAFSYATQRQELALAANYDAIQKEKMEKAGKGPAISGKDIFDGRCSACHRFDRVLVGPAYKNVLPKYEGKRDQLIAFISNPTKKNPAFPAMPNQGLKPKEVEAIADYIMKTYKQYK; from the coding sequence ATGGAATTTCTGAACAGACTGGTAATACCCCAATCGGCAGAAAATCTTACACTGCTCAGGTATATACTTGTACTTGCACTTATACTCTTTCTGCCTTACCTGGCATTCCTTAAGGGGATAACTCTTTATTCGGTTGCCATTAATTTTCTTGGAAGAAAAAAAGGCAATGAAAACCATATCCGCTTTTCGAAAGATCTCATAGATATCGTGACGTTTACAAAAAGCATTGCAATTGTGCTTGGAATTATTCCGGTCATAAGCCTTATTCTCATTTATTCCCAGCTCCTGCATGCATCAAAGATGGGCGTCGTATCATTTATATTCATTGCCGGACTCCTCTTTGTACCGGCTGTAATACTGATCTATTCCTATAAATATACATTCAACCTCGACTGGCTTTTAAGACACCCGGAAGGTAAAAGTCCGGAAGGTAAAGGTCCCGAAGGAGTCCCGGGGGGGCTGGAAGAGGGGACAAGTGAACTTGAAGCTTTCAGGAAATCGAACCTTAAGGTCAGCAGGCGCTCGGGCATCTGGGGCGTGATACTGCTTTTTATTTCATCCTACCTTATAATTGCAGCAATCCAGCTTTCATTTCAGCCCGAAATATGGAGTCAAAAGCATACCTTCTTCGGTACGATATTCTCGATGAATGCAATTTATAAATATGTATTCTTCCTTATTGCTACTATTGCAGTAACAAGCGGCGCAATACTGTTTTATTACTTCTCATGGAAAAAACCCGCCGGGGTAGTGAAGTCTGAATATGCAGATTCAATAGAAAGATTTTGCCTTATAACGGGGATCTGGGCCGTAATTGTGCTGCCTGTATTTATACTGATAAGTCTTTTTGTAGTTCCTAAGGGTGCTGTTTCCGATCCTTTCTTTGCTCTTTCACTCCTTATTCTGCTCATACTTTTTGCCCTGGGGCACTACTATTTTATGATGATCAAGCAGCCGGGTACGAACTACAGCAGCTACATATTTTTTCTTCTGCTCATTTTCTTTGTCCTTTTTACAGTAAACGACCAGGTGGCCTTCAGCTATGCCACGCAGCGCCAGGAGCTGGCCCTGGCAGCCAATTATGATGCAATTCAAAAAGAAAAGATGGAAAAAGCGGGCAAAGGCCCTGCAATAAGCGGGAAGGATATCTTTGACGGCAGATGCTCGGCCTGCCACCGCTTCGACCGCGTGCTCGTGGGCCCGGCCTATAAGAATGTTCTCCCAAAATATGAGGGGAAGCGCGACCAGCTTATAGCCTTTATATCTAACCCGACAAAGAAGAACCCTGCCTTTCCGGCAATGCCGAACCAGGGCTTAAAGCCCAAGGAAGTTGAAGCCATTGCCGACTATATTATGAAGACCTACAAGCAGTATAAATAA
- a CDS encoding protoheme IX farnesyltransferase → MNRSYNKKGIIPILLELGKVRITLFVAVSTSVGFILAAGKVDWQMFFVTLGVFLLSCGSSALNHYQERNTDALMSRTKMRPIPSGALKPNAALLIVVLLSVTGLVILYFSGNFRVVLLGMLALAWYNAFYTPLKKVTALAVVPGALIGSIPPVMGYVAAGGRMMNPEILAVALFFFIWQVPHFWLLLMIYAKDYEKAGFPVLTSLFTTRQLTRITFVWIVALAVSCLLIALFGVVKNPVINILLVLAGAWLVWDSRKLILHSFEKMTYRFAFREINIYVLLVVILLSINKLFNF, encoded by the coding sequence TTGAATAGATCTTATAACAAAAAAGGAATTATTCCAATATTACTGGAATTAGGTAAAGTCCGTATTACGCTTTTTGTTGCCGTATCAACTTCCGTGGGGTTTATACTTGCTGCGGGTAAAGTTGACTGGCAGATGTTTTTTGTGACGCTGGGCGTTTTTCTTCTTTCATGCGGCTCATCTGCCTTGAACCACTACCAGGAAAGAAATACAGACGCACTTATGAGCAGAACAAAAATGCGACCTATTCCTTCAGGGGCTCTTAAGCCCAATGCGGCACTTTTAATTGTAGTACTGCTTTCAGTAACGGGGCTCGTTATCCTTTATTTCTCGGGCAATTTCCGGGTTGTACTCCTGGGCATGCTGGCCCTTGCCTGGTACAACGCTTTTTATACCCCGTTAAAAAAAGTAACTGCCCTGGCTGTTGTGCCGGGGGCTTTGATCGGCTCAATTCCGCCCGTTATGGGCTACGTTGCCGCAGGCGGAAGAATGATGAACCCTGAAATTCTTGCCGTGGCACTGTTCTTTTTCATCTGGCAGGTCCCCCATTTCTGGCTCCTGCTGATGATTTATGCAAAGGATTATGAAAAGGCCGGCTTCCCGGTGCTTACGAGCCTGTTCACAACGAGGCAGCTTACCAGGATAACTTTTGTGTGGATTGTGGCGCTTGCCGTAAGCTGTCTTTTAATTGCTCTTTTCGGGGTGGTTAAAAACCCTGTCATAAATATACTTCTTGTGCTGGCAGGGGCATGGCTCGTCTGGGATTCGCGCAAACTTATTTTGCACAGTTTCGAGAAGATGACGTACAGGTTCGCCTTCAGGGAAATTAATATTTATGTTCTTTTGGTTGTAATACTTCTTTCCATAAATAAGCTTTTCAATTTTTAA
- the coxB gene encoding cytochrome c oxidase subunit II — translation MSGASNYAQTVDNTFIYIVTISVIILLGVTFAMIYFVIRYSRKRNPKPSNIEGNLALEVIWITVPTLLALSMFYYGFTAFSELRKVPKGAMTVKVTGQMWKWSFEYANGKKYDTLYVPVHTPVKLELSSLDVVHSFYIPSFRIKEDAVPGKKDYLVFTANNTGVYQVECAEYCGMNHAYMLNKVIVIPQEDFAGWLNENSNEPSAASNAHGGVPGAVPENVPQKDGTQNETGSSQQSGGQQQGNTQQQPGQQKSGSGIQGSQDMQQKGGGANEPK, via the coding sequence ATGTCAGGAGCTTCTAATTACGCACAGACGGTTGATAATACGTTTATCTACATTGTAACTATTTCAGTAATAATACTACTGGGTGTTACTTTCGCAATGATATATTTTGTCATAAGGTACAGCCGCAAGAGAAATCCCAAGCCTTCAAACATTGAGGGAAATCTTGCGCTTGAAGTAATATGGATTACTGTGCCTACACTGCTTGCACTTTCCATGTTCTATTACGGCTTTACGGCATTTTCCGAACTGAGGAAAGTGCCCAAAGGCGCAATGACAGTCAAGGTAACAGGACAGATGTGGAAGTGGAGCTTTGAGTATGCAAACGGGAAAAAGTACGACACGCTTTATGTGCCTGTCCATACGCCCGTTAAGCTGGAGCTTTCATCGCTTGATGTTGTCCACAGTTTCTATATCCCTTCCTTCAGGATCAAGGAGGATGCTGTCCCGGGTAAAAAGGATTATCTGGTTTTTACCGCCAACAATACGGGCGTCTATCAGGTGGAGTGTGCCGAATACTGCGGAATGAATCATGCTTATATGCTCAATAAGGTGATCGTAATACCGCAGGAGGATTTTGCCGGCTGGCTTAACGAGAACAGCAATGAACCATCCGCGGCTTCTAATGCCCACGGCGGAGTGCCCGGGGCTGTCCCGGAAAATGTGCCGCAAAAGGACGGTACACAGAATGAAACAGGCAGCTCTCAGCAGTCCGGAGGCCAGCAGCAGGGGAATACTCAGCAGCAGCCCGGCCAGCAGAAATCGGGAAGCGGCATACAGGGCAGCCAGGATATGCAGCAAAAAGGGGGCGGGGCAAACGAGCCGAAATAA
- a CDS encoding cytochrome c oxidase subunit 3 family protein yields the protein MGAKIGMWLFLLTELLLFGGMFLIYGAYRYMNNEDFHAAGQGMNTIIGAFNTVILLTSSLTVAMSITALQKGNKRLSITLLGFTIFFAVWFLINKYFEWSHEIRNGIYPKSPELLNRSQGEILFFGLYYVMTGIHGIHVIIGIVILSFMVSFIARDKVTPADYSKLENSGLYWHLVDIIWIFLFPLFYLLR from the coding sequence ATGGGTGCCAAGATCGGGATGTGGCTTTTTCTTCTGACAGAACTCCTGCTCTTTGGCGGTATGTTCCTTATATACGGCGCCTACCGTTATATGAATAATGAGGACTTCCACGCCGCGGGGCAGGGGATGAATACAATCATAGGCGCCTTTAATACGGTCATTCTTCTGACGAGCAGCCTTACGGTTGCCATGTCTATTACTGCACTGCAGAAGGGAAATAAAAGGCTTTCAATTACGCTCCTGGGTTTTACTATTTTCTTTGCCGTCTGGTTTCTTATAAATAAATATTTTGAATGGTCGCATGAGATCCGGAACGGTATTTACCCTAAATCCCCCGAGCTTTTGAACCGCTCACAGGGGGAGATACTCTTCTTCGGGCTTTATTACGTCATGACCGGAATTCACGGCATTCACGTTATTATTGGCATTGTGATACTCAGCTTTATGGTTTCTTTTATTGCAAGGGACAAGGTGACACCGGCGGATTATTCAAAGCTTGAGAATTCCGGACTTTACTGGCACCTGGTTGATATAATTTGGATATTCTTATTCCCGCTTTTCTATTTATTACGATAA
- a CDS encoding cytochrome c oxidase subunit I, with protein MADHVIHGNYVDFYDEKGPHKGILAWILTTDHKRIGLMYLIALTTFFCIGATIGVLMRLEMLTQGRTIMGPQTYNSLFTLHGLIMIFLFVIPGIPAVFGNFFLPIMLGAKDVAFPRLNLLSWWLYITGGVFAVLSLFLAGGPIDTGWTFYVPYSLRTGTDVSWMILAAFILGFSSILTGLNFITTIHRLRAPGMGWFRMPLFAWSLYATAWIQLIATPIVGITLALVAIERLFGVGLFDPALGGDPILYQHMFWIYSHPAVYIMILPAMGVVSEIIPTFAHRTIFGYKAVAISSLAIAFVGYFVWGHHMFSSGMSDTSRWIFSLFTFLVAIPSAVKVFNWTATLYKGSIDLQAPLLFVLAFIFVFSIGGLTGLVLGALATDIHLTDTYFVVAHFHFVVFGGTGFIFFAALHYWFPKMFGKLYNDNVAKVAVSLITLGFLMLYFTFFILGYEGMPRRYYDYLPQYHGLHVFATVGSWVMISGFIVMFINLFKAFKSGKRAGMNPWGGMTLEWTVPSPPPLENFEEIPVITHGPYDYHAQEEAKEKQEEFNHSAEDEK; from the coding sequence ATGGCTGATCATGTTATTCATGGAAACTATGTGGATTTTTATGACGAAAAAGGGCCGCATAAGGGAATTCTGGCCTGGATTCTGACAACTGACCATAAAAGAATAGGACTGATGTATCTTATAGCCCTTACTACATTCTTCTGCATAGGGGCTACAATAGGTGTTCTGATGAGGCTTGAAATGTTGACGCAGGGAAGGACAATTATGGGGCCGCAGACCTATAATTCACTTTTTACACTGCACGGCCTCATTATGATATTTCTTTTTGTCATTCCCGGCATTCCTGCCGTATTCGGCAACTTCTTTCTTCCCATCATGCTTGGAGCAAAGGACGTTGCATTCCCGAGGCTGAACCTCCTGTCGTGGTGGCTTTACATAACCGGCGGGGTCTTTGCAGTCCTTTCATTATTCCTTGCCGGGGGACCAATTGATACGGGATGGACTTTTTACGTCCCATACAGCCTGAGAACAGGAACAGATGTCTCATGGATGATACTGGCTGCATTTATACTTGGATTTTCTTCAATCCTGACGGGTCTAAACTTTATAACAACCATCCACCGCCTGAGGGCGCCGGGAATGGGCTGGTTCAGGATGCCGCTTTTTGCATGGTCTTTATACGCCACGGCCTGGATACAGCTTATTGCAACGCCCATTGTTGGTATCACGCTTGCCCTTGTTGCAATTGAAAGGCTTTTCGGCGTGGGGCTTTTTGACCCTGCTTTGGGAGGAGATCCGATACTATACCAGCACATGTTCTGGATCTATTCTCATCCGGCGGTTTATATCATGATTCTGCCTGCAATGGGCGTGGTATCGGAGATAATACCTACATTTGCGCACAGGACAATCTTCGGCTATAAGGCAGTTGCAATTTCAAGCCTTGCAATTGCATTCGTAGGCTACTTTGTCTGGGGGCACCATATGTTCTCCTCAGGCATGAGCGATACATCAAGATGGATATTCTCACTTTTTACTTTTCTGGTTGCAATACCAAGCGCCGTGAAAGTCTTTAACTGGACGGCAACACTTTATAAGGGCTCAATCGACCTTCAGGCCCCGCTCCTGTTCGTGCTGGCATTTATTTTCGTATTCTCAATCGGAGGGCTGACCGGACTTGTCCTTGGTGCCCTGGCAACCGATATACACCTTACGGATACATATTTTGTTGTTGCCCACTTCCACTTTGTGGTCTTCGGCGGCACGGGATTTATCTTCTTTGCAGCCCTTCACTACTGGTTCCCGAAGATGTTCGGAAAGCTTTACAACGACAATGTTGCAAAGGTTGCTGTCAGCCTTATTACGCTAGGCTTTCTGATGCTTTACTTTACTTTCTTTATACTTGGCTATGAGGGAATGCCCAGAAGGTATTACGACTATCTGCCGCAGTACCACGGCCTTCACGTCTTTGCAACTGTAGGCTCATGGGTTATGATCTCGGGCTTCATAGTAATGTTCATTAATCTTTTCAAGGCTTTTAAGAGCGGAAAGAGAGCCGGTATGAACCCCTGGGGAGGTATGACACTGGAATGGACAGTCCCATCGCCCCCGCCCCTGGAAAACTTTGAAGAAATCCCGGTCATTACTCACGGACCGTATGACTATCATGCACAGGAAGAGGCAAAAGAAAAACAGGAAGAATTTAACCATTCAGCGGAGGATGAAAAGTGA
- a CDS encoding SCO family protein: MTMLHEVKGALALIFFLLSINVYALQTSEKGKVGIDEQLGKYLPLDVTLKDENGNPVTLKNMIKRPVVLAFVYYHCPGVCSPLLSGVAEVMDKVDLEPGRDFDIWTISFDPFDKPQDARKWKSDHLGAMRRQLPESSWTFMTGDSLPVHRLTDAAGFYYKRDRGNFIHMGSLIVLSPEGKITRYIFGTQFLPFDVKMAVLEAQKGETTPTVNKILSFCYSYDRQGGKYVFNVTKVIGSLLLFSAVVLFTVLVIKSRVSKSKGEELKHG; the protein is encoded by the coding sequence ATGACAATGCTGCATGAGGTAAAAGGAGCTCTTGCTCTTATATTCTTCCTCCTGTCAATAAATGTTTATGCTTTGCAGACATCTGAAAAAGGAAAAGTCGGAATTGATGAGCAGCTGGGAAAGTATCTGCCTTTGGACGTTACCTTAAAAGATGAGAATGGGAATCCGGTTACGCTCAAAAATATGATCAAAAGGCCGGTTGTGCTTGCGTTTGTTTACTACCACTGTCCCGGCGTGTGCAGCCCGCTTCTAAGCGGTGTGGCTGAGGTTATGGATAAAGTTGACCTGGAACCGGGACGTGATTTTGACATATGGACTATCAGTTTTGATCCTTTTGATAAACCGCAGGACGCCAGAAAATGGAAAAGCGACCACCTGGGCGCCATGAGGCGGCAGCTGCCTGAAAGCTCATGGACTTTCATGACGGGCGACAGCCTGCCGGTCCACAGGCTTACCGATGCGGCCGGGTTTTACTATAAACGCGACCGGGGTAACTTCATTCATATGGGATCGCTCATAGTCCTTTCTCCCGAGGGTAAAATAACCAGGTATATTTTCGGGACGCAGTTTCTTCCCTTCGACGTCAAGATGGCTGTACTTGAAGCACAGAAAGGTGAGACTACACCAACTGTAAACAAAATACTTTCCTTCTGCTACAGCTATGACCGCCAGGGAGGAAAATATGTCTTTAATGTTACTAAAGTAATTGGGAGCTTATTGTTATTCTCTGCTGTTGTGCTCTTTACTGTTCTGGTCATTAAAAGCAGAGTAAGTAAAAGTAAAGGAGAGGAGCTGAAACATGGCTGA
- a CDS encoding cytochrome c has translation MEQRPQIEDEINFHNVLRNPKRWFGLIYPYFFVIILIGGYYFVDHLGVANQNEVSPTLPDSANVFIDIKPTKGAAATQGVDVKQMMQPTDAMISKGKTLFQANCISCHGQNGMGDGPAGAALNPKPRNFHSNQGWKNGRRVSDMFQTLQKGIPGSGMPAFEYLPAGDRLDIISYVRTFANDFPKPTEQELTDLDKTFNLSKGTQAASQIPVSEAITNINSEALPRMQNIYSILSYINNNTGEAGAQIFNRVSGNKLRSLIYLNSSDAWKTSLDDFTRTITSNTDQNGFLPAVVNLSGKDWNDLYQYLLNLYSKRSA, from the coding sequence ATGGAACAAAGACCGCAAATTGAAGACGAAATAAATTTTCATAACGTGCTGCGTAACCCTAAAAGATGGTTCGGCCTTATTTACCCCTACTTTTTTGTCATAATCTTAATCGGGGGCTACTACTTTGTCGATCATCTGGGAGTTGCAAACCAGAATGAGGTTTCCCCGACACTGCCCGATTCGGCTAACGTTTTTATTGACATTAAGCCTACTAAAGGGGCTGCTGCTACGCAGGGGGTAGATGTAAAGCAGATGATGCAGCCAACAGATGCAATGATAAGTAAAGGCAAAACCCTTTTCCAGGCTAACTGCATAAGCTGCCACGGGCAAAACGGCATGGGCGACGGCCCTGCCGGCGCTGCGCTGAACCCGAAGCCAAGGAATTTTCATTCAAACCAGGGGTGGAAAAACGGCCGCAGAGTAAGCGATATGTTCCAGACGCTGCAGAAGGGGATCCCAGGCTCGGGAATGCCTGCTTTTGAATACCTGCCCGCCGGCGACAGGCTGGATATAATAAGTTATGTGAGAACTTTTGCAAATGATTTCCCGAAACCCACAGAACAGGAACTTACGGACCTGGACAAAACTTTTAACCTCTCCAAAGGCACTCAGGCGGCTTCACAGATCCCGGTCTCTGAAGCCATTACAAATATCAATTCCGAGGCACTTCCGCGTATGCAGAATATTTACTCAATTTTGTCTTATATTAATAATAATACGGGGGAAGCCGGAGCTCAGATCTTTAACAGGGTAAGCGGCAACAAGCTGAGGAGCCTGATATACCTTAATTCTTCAGACGCATGGAAAACAAGCCTCGATGACTTTACGCGCACCATTACATCAAACACTGATCAGAACGGTTTCCTCCCGGCAGTCGTTAACCTTAGCGGTAAGGACTGGAATGATTTATATCAGTATTTGTTGAATTTATATTCGAAAAGGAGTGCTTAA
- a CDS encoding quinol:cytochrome C oxidoreductase gives MSLNEENFNYRIKEFPRSLSLLGWGLLALGVVLILLSFFIDRTRSSFNILVSFMFLMSIGLGSLFLVALEYVAGAVWSTPIRRVSEFLSTILFIIPVLAIPLYFSMHDVFHWSHTEVVRQDPALSSKSPYLNVPFFVIRTLVCFAIWLLFYLLIVRNSEKQDKLKDQLITTRNIRSSAVFMPVFAITITIAAVDWMMSLEPHWFSTIFGVYYFAGTILAALASATIAVVLFIKRGYFTHLTEDHLYSLGALLFAFINFWAYIAFSQYLLIWYANLPEETTWFLLRWQGSWRVVSIALIVVHFIVPYFGLLSQPSKMNPGRLLFMSIWILFAHLFDLYWLIMPTFSRTGAVLGWMEFAFPIAAVGIVIIFFTMKAKNTNIVPIGDPKLQRGLDFRL, from the coding sequence ATGAGCCTTAACGAAGAAAACTTTAACTATAGAATTAAAGAATTTCCCAGAAGCCTGAGCTTGCTGGGCTGGGGCCTGCTTGCACTGGGAGTCGTACTGATACTGCTTTCCTTTTTTATCGACAGGACAAGGAGCTCTTTTAATATACTTGTCTCATTCATGTTTTTAATGAGCATCGGCCTGGGGAGCCTGTTCCTGGTTGCCCTTGAATACGTTGCCGGAGCAGTCTGGAGTACGCCAATTAGAAGGGTAAGCGAGTTTTTGTCCACCATACTCTTTATTATCCCGGTGCTTGCAATACCGCTTTACTTCAGCATGCACGACGTCTTCCACTGGAGCCATACGGAAGTTGTCAGGCAGGACCCGGCTTTAAGCAGTAAGTCTCCTTATCTTAACGTGCCGTTTTTTGTCATAAGGACACTCGTCTGCTTTGCCATCTGGCTTTTATTTTACCTTCTTATTGTAAGGAACTCCGAAAAGCAGGATAAGTTAAAAGACCAGCTTATTACGACAAGGAACATCAGGTCCTCAGCCGTCTTTATGCCCGTTTTTGCAATAACCATAACAATTGCCGCCGTTGACTGGATGATGAGCCTGGAGCCTCACTGGTTCAGCACAATTTTCGGCGTTTATTACTTTGCCGGAACAATCCTTGCTGCCCTGGCATCGGCTACTATAGCTGTTGTCCTTTTCATAAAGCGGGGTTATTTCACGCACCTTACAGAAGACCATCTCTACAGCCTCGGGGCTCTTTTGTTTGCTTTCATTAATTTTTGGGCCTATATAGCCTTTAGCCAGTACCTCCTGATCTGGTATGCAAACCTGCCCGAGGAAACAACATGGTTCCTCCTGCGCTGGCAGGGAAGCTGGCGGGTTGTTTCTATTGCCCTAATAGTAGTTCACTTCATCGTGCCGTACTTCGGGCTTTTGTCGCAGCCTTCAAAGATGAATCCCGGGCGCCTGCTTTTTATGTCCATATGGATTCTTTTTGCGCACCTGTTCGATCTCTACTGGCTTATAATGCCGACCTTCAGCCGCACGGGTGCCGTTCTGGGCTGGATGGAATTTGCTTTCCCAATAGCTGCTGTTGGAATTGTAATTATTTTCTTTACGATGAAGGCAAAAAATACAAACATCGTTCCCATAGGCGATCCGAAGCTTCAAAGAGGCCTGGATTTTAGACTTTAA
- a CDS encoding DUF3341 domain-containing protein, with protein MDKNLLFAVTALFDTPGEILHAAGEVRKAGYTKYDVNTPYPVHGMDKAMKLKPSTLSYVALVLGLTGTFSALFFMWWVSAINYPLVIGGKPYFSLPAFIPITFEVTVLLASIGTVVAMLFIYFKLPNNSYPLHDTEYMRSVSSDKFGIVILSKDPLFDEDKIVSLFKELKSGNITSVYYDAEEISLTHRVFEPKFLSFLAVVFIFTSLMTYASLNYILYWQPFNWMWFQNKVIPQSKSTYFSDGFGMRMPVEGTVARGFVPYPYKGNQAAASKYLINPLVPSKEVLAKGQDKFNTFCSPCHGYFGKGDSRLRGQFPAPPSLQSEKVRNYKDGDIYHIITEGQNIMPSYAKQISREERWAVIHYLRALQRSQNAKESDVK; from the coding sequence ATGGATAAAAACCTGTTATTTGCAGTAACCGCACTTTTTGACACGCCGGGGGAAATTCTCCACGCAGCCGGTGAAGTCAGAAAGGCGGGCTACACGAAATACGACGTCAATACCCCTTACCCGGTGCACGGCATGGATAAAGCCATGAAGCTGAAGCCCTCAACCTTAAGCTACGTGGCGCTGGTTCTGGGCCTTACGGGCACTTTCTCTGCACTGTTTTTCATGTGGTGGGTTTCTGCAATTAACTATCCCCTGGTAATCGGGGGAAAACCTTATTTCTCACTGCCGGCATTCATACCGATTACTTTCGAGGTAACGGTCCTCCTTGCCTCAATCGGGACTGTTGTGGCAATGCTTTTCATTTATTTCAAGCTGCCGAACAACAGCTACCCTCTGCATGACACCGAATACATGAGAAGTGTCTCATCCGACAAGTTCGGAATAGTGATTTTGTCAAAGGACCCTTTGTTTGATGAGGATAAAATTGTTTCACTCTTTAAGGAGCTGAAATCGGGAAACATAACTTCAGTTTACTACGACGCTGAGGAGATTAGTCTTACACACAGGGTGTTTGAACCCAAATTCCTCTCGTTTCTGGCTGTCGTTTTCATATTTACTTCACTTATGACATATGCAAGCCTTAATTACATTCTCTACTGGCAGCCTTTTAACTGGATGTGGTTCCAGAACAAGGTAATACCCCAGTCAAAGAGCACATACTTTTCCGACGGCTTCGGTATGAGGATGCCTGTTGAAGGGACCGTGGCAAGGGGCTTTGTTCCTTATCCATATAAGGGTAACCAGGCGGCAGCCTCAAAATACCTCATTAATCCTCTTGTGCCTTCAAAGGAGGTACTGGCAAAAGGGCAGGATAAGTTCAACACCTTCTGCAGCCCGTGCCATGGATATTTCGGAAAAGGTGACAGCCGCCTGAGGGGGCAGTTCCCGGCACCGCCAAGCCTGCAGTCTGAAAAGGTAAGGAACTATAAAGACGGCGACATATACCACATAATTACCGAAGGACAGAATATAATGCCCTCATACGCCAAACAGATTTCACGCGAGGAAAGATGGGCAGTTATTCACTATTTGCGCGCACTTCAAAGATCTCAAAACGCCAAGGAGTCTGATGTAAAATGA